A stretch of the Geovibrio thiophilus genome encodes the following:
- a CDS encoding HNH endonuclease, with translation MPVITETMIAAAYIQGKKFYSGEISRSEAIDYLIENYKMNPTSASHYIQVLDCMMKGTRYSRNINNYSAKYFLRKIFDDFGYEGLSKALNAVKAHIEYYAKLPKGGNLVALQKILDDFSMLKNSMNQIDIPEEIPFDAPIYEGAKKTITVNIYERDPAARDKCLDTKDYKCLVCDFEFYTFYGELGKQFIHVHHVKPLSTIGQDYIVDPISDLVPVCPNCHAMLHKKKPEPYSIEELKKMILSKKLS, from the coding sequence ATGCCAGTGATAACTGAAACAATGATAGCAGCAGCGTATATACAAGGGAAGAAATTTTATAGTGGAGAGATATCAAGAAGTGAAGCCATTGATTATCTTATTGAAAATTATAAAATGAATCCAACTTCTGCAAGTCATTACATACAGGTGTTAGATTGTATGATGAAAGGAACTCGTTATTCGCGAAATATTAATAATTATTCGGCAAAATATTTCCTGAGAAAAATATTTGATGACTTTGGATATGAAGGGTTAAGTAAAGCGTTGAATGCCGTTAAAGCACATATTGAATACTATGCTAAACTTCCAAAGGGTGGGAATTTGGTAGCACTGCAAAAAATACTTGATGACTTTTCAATGCTGAAAAACTCTATGAATCAAATTGATATTCCAGAGGAAATACCTTTTGATGCTCCAATATATGAAGGTGCCAAAAAAACTATTACTGTTAACATTTATGAACGAGATCCTGCTGCAAGAGACAAATGTCTTGATACAAAAGATTATAAGTGCTTGGTTTGCGATTTCGAGTTTTATACATTTTATGGAGAGCTCGGAAAACAGTTTATTCATGTGCACCATGTGAAACCTCTCAGTACTATAGGTCAAGACTACATTGTTGACCCTATCAGTGATTTAGTTCCTGTTTGTCCAAATTGCCATGCTATGCTGCATAAAAAGAAACCTGAGCCTTATTCAATAGAGGAGCTTAAAAAAATGATTTTATCTAAAAAATTGAGTTAG
- a CDS encoding enoyl-CoA hydratase/isomerase family protein, with product MISLTLKDVTAIVRLTPPEGRFTLLDAPTIKKIIRTLKEVSESPAKVIRIQGGSGCFAVGADLKTMYGYDGFTAKGFSMLGNSLFNLMRTMPQVITGEIDGYCMGGGMDFAAACDFRLATAESVFAHPGTKLGIITGFGGTQAIPRIMKPAASAEFFCTGEMFRSEEMKRGGFLTEIFPSAADMDSYAAHLCAKIAAKDRELLSRMKRGLFHKGL from the coding sequence ATGATAAGCCTCACTCTGAAGGATGTTACAGCGATTGTAAGGCTCACTCCGCCGGAAGGCAGGTTCACCCTGCTTGACGCGCCCACCATAAAGAAAATAATCAGAACGCTTAAGGAAGTTTCCGAAAGCCCCGCAAAGGTTATACGCATTCAGGGAGGCTCCGGCTGTTTCGCTGTCGGTGCGGATCTCAAGACGATGTACGGCTATGACGGTTTTACCGCAAAGGGTTTTTCCATGCTTGGCAACTCTCTGTTTAATCTCATGCGCACTATGCCGCAGGTGATAACAGGGGAGATCGACGGTTACTGCATGGGCGGCGGTATGGATTTTGCCGCCGCGTGCGATTTCCGGCTTGCAACGGCGGAAAGCGTGTTCGCCCACCCGGGAACCAAGCTCGGCATAATCACAGGCTTCGGCGGAACTCAGGCTATACCCAGAATCATGAAGCCCGCTGCCTCTGCGGAATTTTTCTGCACAGGGGAGATGTTCCGCTCTGAGGAGATGAAGCGCGGCGGCTTTCTCACAGAGATTTTCCCTTCAGCGGCGGATATGGATTCCTATGCCGCGCACCTGTGTGCTAAAATTGCCGCTAAGGACAGGGAGCTTCTCAGTCGCATGAAAAGAGGCTTGTTCCACAAGGGGTTATAA
- a CDS encoding DUF1634 domain-containing protein, with the protein MEKTLGRLLKYIGLFGVGIVILGLTESLLGFGSEYVSKSIAGHIAGALALNGADTVMTGIWIVVAAPAAGILYVLRYGLRSRNYRLAAMCLIIIAMLCVVMVIGE; encoded by the coding sequence ATGGAAAAAACTCTGGGCAGGCTTCTTAAATATATCGGTCTTTTCGGTGTGGGAATCGTTATCCTCGGGCTTACTGAAAGTCTTCTGGGGTTTGGTTCCGAATACGTCAGCAAGAGCATAGCGGGGCACATAGCGGGCGCATTAGCCCTGAACGGCGCGGATACCGTAATGACGGGCATCTGGATTGTGGTTGCCGCTCCTGCCGCGGGGATACTTTATGTCCTCCGGTACGGACTGAGGAGCAGGAATTACCGGCTCGCCGCCATGTGTCTTATTATAATTGCCATGCTCTGCGTGGTTATGGTTATAGGGGAATAA
- a CDS encoding enoyl-CoA hydratase/isomerase family protein: MNCFSISVSGRSALILLEKKCTDPQALCRVLEDAEADRGIDFIRLRGADGSFTIGRAVSELQTFGEKEARVYAERGQRLVKTMRGLKKLIIAEIDGEAFGPGFEIALACDIIFATASSRFAFPEVNLGVIPGFGGTQLAARRVYETFVKYLVFTGDSVTAEELYAKGIANAVFADGASMNAHTDALCARLSEKSSFILGLAKETLNSGIEMDFDKALLFEQNAFTFSFSCEDKREGMGAFIEKRKPMFKNRWEDLRFEEE, from the coding sequence ATGAACTGCTTCAGTATTTCGGTTTCCGGCAGATCCGCCCTTATCCTCCTTGAGAAAAAATGCACGGATCCGCAAGCCCTCTGCCGTGTTCTGGAGGATGCCGAAGCGGACAGAGGAATAGACTTCATTCGTCTGAGAGGCGCAGACGGCAGCTTCACTATCGGACGTGCTGTCAGTGAACTTCAGACATTCGGAGAGAAAGAGGCGAGGGTATACGCCGAACGTGGGCAGCGGCTGGTGAAAACCATGCGCGGGCTTAAGAAGCTCATCATCGCCGAGATAGACGGTGAGGCGTTCGGTCCCGGGTTTGAGATTGCTCTCGCCTGTGACATTATATTCGCCACGGCATCGTCAAGATTCGCGTTTCCTGAGGTAAATCTCGGCGTTATCCCGGGCTTCGGGGGAACGCAGCTCGCCGCCCGCAGGGTTTATGAAACATTTGTGAAATACCTTGTCTTCACGGGTGATTCCGTCACGGCGGAGGAACTGTACGCAAAGGGCATCGCCAATGCGGTTTTCGCCGATGGAGCCTCAATGAACGCACACACAGATGCCCTCTGTGCAAGACTTTCAGAGAAGAGCAGCTTCATACTCGGGCTTGCCAAGGAAACATTGAACTCCGGTATTGAGATGGACTTTGACAAGGCGCTTCTCTTCGAGCAGAACGCATTCACCTTCTCATTCTCCTGTGAGGACAAGCGGGAGGGGATGGGTGCTTTCATAGAAAAAAGGAAACCGATGTTCAAAAACCGCTGGGAAGACCTGAGGTTTGAGGAGGAGTGA
- a CDS encoding TrmH family RNA methyltransferase: MIIHGRNTVAEALKLGLVKNLFLRKGSTFREKPDDLEAAEFGRKEFEHRFGDEAQGVAAEINDIEPKDFVRHRKEIEGNVLILDRIQDPHNYGTIIRAANCFGVKTIIVARYHQAPITAAVCKASSGTLFYADVYETTNISSAAEDLQRMGYKIYAADIDSETVLKDVEFAEKSAIILGSEGKGIRPGVLEKADTAFRIPMSGDIDSLNVSQSAAVILHALYSSK, from the coding sequence ATGATAATACACGGCAGGAACACAGTTGCTGAAGCGCTTAAGCTCGGTCTTGTAAAAAACCTTTTTCTCCGCAAAGGCTCTACATTCAGGGAGAAGCCTGATGATCTTGAAGCGGCGGAGTTCGGCAGGAAGGAATTTGAGCATCGCTTCGGTGACGAGGCGCAGGGCGTTGCGGCTGAGATCAATGATATAGAGCCCAAAGACTTCGTCCGCCACAGGAAGGAGATAGAGGGGAATGTCCTGATCCTTGACAGGATTCAGGATCCGCACAACTACGGAACCATAATCCGTGCGGCGAACTGTTTCGGCGTGAAGACAATTATCGTGGCGAGATACCATCAAGCGCCCATCACTGCCGCCGTCTGCAAGGCTTCAAGCGGGACGCTTTTTTACGCCGATGTTTACGAAACCACTAACATCAGCTCCGCTGCGGAGGATTTACAGAGAATGGGATATAAAATCTACGCCGCCGATATAGACAGCGAAACTGTACTGAAAGATGTGGAGTTCGCTGAGAAATCAGCAATTATTCTCGGCTCTGAGGGAAAAGGGATACGCCCGGGCGTGCTTGAAAAGGCGGATACCGCCTTCCGCATACCCATGAGCGGGGACATAGACTCTCTGAATGTTTCCCAGAGCGCGGCAGTTATACTCCACGCGCTGTACAGCTCAAAATAA
- a CDS encoding sulfite exporter TauE/SafE family protein, whose product MQLIPVGILAGILGYLLGIGGGVLIVPVLVLIFGYPVHTAVAASLASITVGSVLISASNLNRNLVNVPLAVTLETVTILGALIGGYISVSVSERPILIMFSIITLITAYLMWKKTVSTEDAETPPDEGSGFYSGSYTDEVRGRVIHYRVKRVHLSMLVSSAAGVISSMLGVGGGFFKVPAMNILSGVPLRVATATSNFMIGFTAAAGSVAYIFHGYVRPQIAGSIIVGVLIGSAFATAKLRKVTDNRIKKIFIAVLLLIAVQMFIKALG is encoded by the coding sequence ATGCAGCTTATCCCTGTCGGGATACTTGCGGGCATTCTCGGCTATCTGCTGGGCATAGGCGGCGGAGTGCTGATAGTTCCCGTGTTGGTTCTTATCTTCGGCTATCCTGTTCATACCGCCGTGGCGGCGTCCCTTGCGTCCATAACTGTGGGGAGCGTGCTCATATCCGCCTCCAACCTGAACAGGAATCTCGTCAACGTGCCTCTGGCGGTGACTCTTGAGACAGTGACCATTCTCGGCGCTCTCATCGGCGGCTATATCAGCGTTTCGGTGAGCGAAAGACCGATTCTCATAATGTTTTCCATCATTACTCTTATCACAGCCTATCTTATGTGGAAAAAAACCGTCAGCACCGAAGATGCTGAAACCCCTCCTGATGAAGGCAGCGGGTTCTACTCCGGCTCCTATACGGACGAGGTGCGGGGAAGGGTTATCCACTACAGGGTTAAGAGGGTTCATCTCTCCATGCTTGTTTCTTCTGCCGCGGGAGTAATTTCCAGCATGCTCGGCGTGGGCGGCGGCTTCTTCAAGGTTCCTGCTATGAATATTCTCTCCGGCGTTCCTCTGAGAGTCGCCACAGCCACAAGCAACTTCATGATTGGCTTCACCGCCGCAGCCGGTTCGGTGGCTTACATATTCCACGGCTACGTCCGCCCGCAGATCGCCGGGTCGATAATAGTCGGTGTTCTCATAGGTTCGGCGTTCGCAACGGCAAAGCTCCGCAAGGTCACGGATAACAGAATTAAGAAGATTTTTATAGCCGTTCTTCTGCTCATAGCCGTGCAGATGTTCATTAAGGCGCTGGGGTGA